One region of Gilliamella sp. ESL0405 genomic DNA includes:
- a CDS encoding YggL family protein translates to MAKVNRSRRLRKKLHIEEFKELGFTVSWTFDEGTSEETIDNVVDQFIIEAIQANGLAYEGSGYLNWKGIICTQKLGNCTEENRDVVTKWLESHGLKNVKTSPLIDIWWDELEF, encoded by the coding sequence ATGGCTAAGGTTAATCGCAGTCGTCGTTTAAGAAAAAAATTACATATTGAAGAGTTTAAAGAGCTAGGTTTTACTGTCAGTTGGACATTTGACGAAGGCACTAGCGAAGAAACTATTGATAACGTTGTCGATCAATTTATCATTGAAGCGATACAAGCAAACGGTTTGGCTTACGAAGGTAGTGGATATTTAAATTGGAAAGGTATCATTTGTACTCAAAAATTGGGTAATTGTACCGAAGAAAATCGTGACGTTGTCACAAAATGGCTTGAAAGCCATGGGCTTAAAAATGTTAAAACCAGTCCATTAATAGATATTTGGTGGGATGAGTTAGAGTTTTAA
- the rhlE gene encoding ATP-dependent RNA helicase RhlE, with the protein MSFDSLGLNVEILKAVKEQNYTHPTPIQQKAIPVILSGNDLMASAQTGTGKTAGFALPILQKLVEQQNNAPQRTTGRKGKRPLYALILAPTRELAAQIGENIRDYSRYLAVRSLVVFGGVSINPQMMKLRGGVDILIATPGRLLDLVQQNAVDLSTVKMLVLDEADRMLDMGFIHDIRRVIAKLPKKRQNLLFSATFSDEIKSLANTILHSPESIAVAKTNSASEQITQYIHRVDKRRKRELLSYLIGKNQWQQVLIFTRTKYGANHLAEQLTKDGIKASAIHGNKSQGARTKALADFKSGQIRALVATDIAARGLDIELLPHVVNYELPQVAEDYVHRIGRTGRALNQGQAISLVCIDELPQLKSIEKLIKKTIPEIFTQGFEVDPRIKAEPVKKATAKQVPAKRRRVSQTRTSKNNQNSMKQSSHHTYSKTN; encoded by the coding sequence ATGTCATTTGACTCTCTTGGCTTAAATGTCGAGATTTTAAAAGCAGTAAAAGAACAAAACTATACCCATCCCACTCCAATCCAACAAAAAGCCATTCCAGTTATCTTATCAGGTAATGATCTTATGGCTAGTGCACAAACAGGAACAGGTAAGACAGCAGGCTTTGCATTACCCATTTTACAAAAGTTAGTTGAGCAACAAAATAATGCACCACAAAGAACGACAGGTAGAAAAGGTAAACGCCCGTTGTATGCCTTGATCTTAGCGCCAACAAGGGAACTTGCTGCGCAAATTGGCGAAAATATTCGTGATTATAGCCGCTATTTAGCGGTGCGTTCGTTGGTGGTATTTGGTGGGGTAAGTATTAATCCACAAATGATGAAACTTCGAGGAGGAGTTGATATTTTAATTGCCACTCCTGGACGGTTGCTTGATTTGGTTCAACAAAATGCGGTTGACCTTTCAACTGTTAAAATGTTAGTACTGGATGAAGCTGATCGTATGCTTGATATGGGCTTTATTCATGATATTCGACGAGTGATTGCAAAATTACCCAAAAAGCGCCAAAACTTACTGTTTTCAGCGACATTTTCAGATGAAATTAAATCATTAGCAAATACAATTTTACATTCGCCCGAATCGATCGCTGTAGCAAAAACTAATAGTGCATCTGAGCAAATTACTCAATATATTCATCGGGTTGATAAACGGCGTAAACGTGAACTTCTTTCTTATTTGATTGGCAAAAACCAATGGCAGCAGGTGTTAATTTTTACGCGTACTAAATATGGAGCTAATCATCTTGCCGAACAGTTAACTAAAGATGGTATTAAAGCTTCTGCGATTCATGGTAATAAAAGTCAAGGGGCTAGAACCAAAGCCTTAGCGGACTTTAAATCGGGACAAATACGAGCACTCGTTGCTACCGATATAGCTGCGAGAGGGTTGGATATTGAACTATTGCCTCATGTAGTCAATTATGAATTGCCACAAGTAGCAGAAGATTATGTACATCGTATTGGTAGAACAGGGCGGGCATTAAATCAGGGTCAGGCAATATCATTAGTTTGTATTGATGAGCTTCCTCAATTAAAATCAATTGAGAAATTGATTAAAAAAACAATCCCGGAAATTTTTACTCAAGGATTTGAAGTTGATCCTCGAATTAAAGCCGAACCAGTAAAAAAAGCGACAGCCAAACAGGTTCCGGCAAAAAGAAGACGTGTTAGTCAAACACGAACTTCTAAAAATAACCAGAATAGTATGAAGCAATCTAGTCATCATACATATTCTAAAACTAACTAA
- the nikA gene encoding nickel ABC transporter substrate-binding protein, giving the protein MLFNFSRTKKILIALILTTVSINCFAKDDITFANFRDIRDLNPHLYSGEMWAQNMLYESLVHYNEDGTFSPWLAESWTITNQGKTYTFKLRQDVTFSDGAKFDAHSAKLNWDAVLSNKVRHTWLEMVRLITDIKAIDDYTLQVNLSEPYYPFLIEIAVTRPMRFISPNSMKNGETKDGVNAYIGTGPYVLTDHKKDQYAIFTANPTYWGNKPQIKKVTMKVIADNQSRLMALEKGEIDLIYGKNMVDADSYERFSKMDKFQTLMSKPVSSRIVLMNTTRPALSDIHVRQAIEHIISKKDISEGIFNNSEAPADTLMATNIPYANLGLKPYEYNPKLAEQLLDQAGWVKANGENYRQKDGKPFEITLYYDSNTASQKTIAQYMQDEFEQVGLKLNIHGEEEQGYRDRQKAGDFDMVFDISWGMPYDPQSFLSGMKLPVYGDYMAQQGLKDKPQIDASISKALISTDEQERQNLYRYVLQTLHDQAVYIPLTYERNRAIAVKSLKGIEFAPSQFDIPFEKMHY; this is encoded by the coding sequence ATGCTTTTTAATTTCAGCCGTACAAAAAAAATACTAATAGCGTTAATTTTAACGACCGTTAGTATTAACTGCTTTGCTAAAGATGATATCACTTTTGCAAACTTTCGTGATATTCGTGATTTAAACCCTCATCTCTATTCCGGTGAAATGTGGGCACAAAACATGCTTTATGAATCTTTAGTACACTACAATGAAGATGGTACATTCTCGCCTTGGTTAGCTGAGAGTTGGACAATTACCAATCAAGGTAAAACCTATACTTTCAAATTGAGACAAGATGTCACCTTTAGTGATGGTGCAAAATTCGATGCACATAGCGCAAAACTTAACTGGGATGCTGTACTATCGAATAAAGTTCGTCATACATGGCTTGAAATGGTGCGTTTAATTACCGATATAAAAGCAATAGATGATTATACGTTGCAGGTGAATCTATCCGAACCTTATTATCCATTTTTGATTGAAATTGCAGTGACACGCCCTATGCGTTTTATTTCCCCAAATTCAATGAAAAACGGTGAAACCAAAGATGGAGTTAACGCTTATATCGGAACTGGTCCTTATGTATTAACTGATCATAAAAAAGATCAGTATGCCATATTTACCGCTAATCCGACTTATTGGGGCAATAAGCCGCAAATCAAAAAAGTCACCATGAAAGTAATTGCTGATAATCAGAGTCGCTTAATGGCACTGGAAAAAGGTGAAATTGATCTCATTTATGGTAAAAACATGGTTGATGCTGATTCTTATGAGCGGTTTTCCAAAATGGATAAGTTTCAGACATTAATGTCTAAGCCTGTTTCAAGCCGTATTGTTTTAATGAATACCACAAGACCAGCTTTAAGTGATATCCATGTAAGACAAGCTATTGAGCATATCATTAGTAAAAAAGATATATCGGAAGGTATATTTAACAATAGTGAGGCGCCAGCTGATACCTTAATGGCAACAAATATACCTTATGCCAATCTAGGGCTGAAACCGTATGAGTATAATCCTAAATTAGCTGAACAATTACTTGATCAGGCTGGTTGGGTTAAGGCAAACGGTGAAAATTACCGTCAAAAAGATGGCAAACCTTTTGAAATTACCCTTTACTATGATAGTAATACTGCGTCACAAAAAACCATTGCACAATACATGCAAGACGAATTTGAGCAAGTTGGATTAAAGCTCAATATTCATGGCGAGGAAGAACAAGGCTATCGTGATCGTCAAAAAGCCGGCGATTTTGATATGGTGTTTGATATCTCATGGGGAATGCCTTATGACCCTCAATCATTCCTATCTGGCATGAAACTTCCGGTTTACGGCGACTATATGGCACAACAAGGATTAAAAGACAAACCTCAGATCGATGCCAGTATTAGTAAAGCGCTGATTTCGACTGATGAGCAAGAACGTCAAAACTTGTATCGTTATGTACTGCAAACCCTGCATGATCAAGCGGTTTATATCCCACTAACATATGAACGAAATCGTGCTATTGCAGTAAAATCATTAAAAGGGATCGAATTTGCACCTTCACAGTTTGATATACCATTTGAAAAAATGCACTATTAA
- the opp1B gene encoding nickel/cobalt ABC transporter permease, producing the protein MLSYILKRLIMMIPILFGISFIAFLLINLAPSDPAEVALRLNEIMPTPDAIESMREELGLNKPFWNRYFTWLYNVFHLDFGRSFIHRDRLVWDEMLRSLVPTVVLAISSFIFTLIVSVILGVLCAIFANSVFDHIVRIIIFLGTAMPSYWLGLLFIWLFANYLDLLPTNGYGTWQNLILPTLTLSFVYISTYVRFIRNNMLENMHNYSVFYARSRGLKERSIILKHVLVNSLHTTITALGMTIPQLIAGSFVVEYIFSWPGLGRLCISAIMNRDYPVIQAYILIMAILFVVCNFIVDVVHQLLDPRLRDSGGIR; encoded by the coding sequence ATGTTAAGTTATATCTTAAAACGTTTAATAATGATGATACCAATTTTATTTGGTATCTCATTTATCGCTTTTTTACTTATCAATTTAGCGCCTTCCGATCCTGCTGAAGTTGCTTTGCGTCTTAATGAAATCATGCCAACACCCGATGCTATTGAAAGTATGCGAGAGGAACTCGGATTAAATAAACCTTTTTGGAATCGTTACTTTACCTGGCTATATAACGTCTTTCACCTTGATTTTGGGCGTTCGTTTATACATCGTGACAGATTAGTTTGGGATGAAATGTTACGTAGCCTAGTTCCAACAGTTGTTTTAGCCATTTCGTCTTTTATCTTTACATTGATTGTAAGTGTTATTTTAGGCGTATTATGTGCTATTTTCGCCAATTCGGTATTCGATCATATTGTACGGATAATCATATTTTTAGGTACCGCTATGCCAAGTTATTGGCTTGGTCTGCTTTTTATCTGGTTGTTTGCCAATTATTTAGATCTTTTACCCACTAACGGCTATGGCACATGGCAAAATTTAATTTTGCCAACTTTAACATTATCTTTCGTTTATATCTCAACCTACGTCCGATTTATTCGTAATAATATGCTCGAAAATATGCATAACTACAGCGTATTTTATGCACGTAGCCGAGGCTTGAAAGAACGCTCAATTATTTTAAAACATGTCTTAGTTAATTCATTACATACCACCATAACGGCATTAGGTATGACAATTCCCCAATTAATAGCGGGATCTTTTGTTGTGGAATATATTTTTTCATGGCCGGGGCTTGGACGTTTGTGTATTTCAGCCATTATGAATCGAGATTATCCGGTTATCCAAGCTTATATTTTAATTATGGCGATTTTATTTGTGGTGTGTAATTTCATTGTTGATGTCGTTCATCAATTGCTCGATCCTCGTTTACGAGATAGTGGTGGTATCAGATGA
- the opp1C gene encoding nickel/cobalt ABC transporter permease, which yields MLKQLIKNKTALCCIVLITLIIILGILAPYIAPFDPNKVRIVRKYASMSGEHWLGCDHLGRDIFSRLLYGIRSTLFLSLLTMIITIVIGTVIGLISGYQRGKLDECIMRLCDVMLSFPSQVMILAIVGVLGVGIENVIIANIVVKWAWYSRMIRSSVIKHSRKNYILFSRAIGASNTFIIRRHLLPNIMSELVVLATLDTGWVILNISALSFIGLGVQAPTAEWGLMLSEAKNVMIQHPMQMVFPGIAILIVVAAFNMLGDCLRDILDPKDKSNES from the coding sequence ATACTAAAGCAACTTATCAAAAATAAAACGGCTTTGTGTTGTATCGTTTTGATTACTTTAATCATTATTCTTGGGATTTTAGCACCCTATATTGCCCCATTTGATCCGAATAAAGTTCGTATAGTGCGTAAATATGCTAGCATGTCTGGCGAACATTGGCTGGGCTGTGACCATTTAGGACGAGACATTTTTTCTCGTTTACTTTATGGTATCCGCTCTACCCTATTTTTATCACTGCTTACGATGATAATCACCATTGTCATTGGTACCGTTATTGGTCTGATTTCAGGTTATCAACGTGGTAAGCTTGATGAATGCATTATGCGCCTTTGTGATGTTATGCTGTCTTTTCCTAGTCAAGTGATGATTCTGGCCATAGTTGGGGTGCTAGGAGTTGGAATTGAAAATGTTATTATTGCTAATATTGTCGTTAAATGGGCTTGGTATAGTCGTATGATACGAAGTTCGGTAATCAAACACAGTCGAAAAAATTATATTCTTTTTTCACGAGCCATTGGCGCATCCAATACCTTCATCATACGCCGTCATTTATTGCCAAATATTATGTCTGAATTGGTGGTATTAGCAACTTTAGATACTGGTTGGGTTATTTTAAATATTTCGGCGTTATCGTTCATCGGATTGGGGGTTCAAGCCCCTACGGCTGAATGGGGGCTTATGTTGAGCGAGGCAAAAAATGTGATGATCCAACACCCAATGCAAATGGTTTTTCCCGGAATAGCTATTTTAATTGTGGTGGCAGCCTTTAATATGTTAGGCGACTGTTTAAGAGATATTCTCGATCCAAAGGACAAATCAAATGAGTCATAA
- a CDS encoding ABC transporter ATP-binding protein yields the protein MSHKLLEIKDLNVTLSNGKTLLDNLSFSIDHYQCMGIVGESGSGKSLTCKAIIGLLEPYFRVKGEVLFSPKQKNRHFSSSADLLKQRKEVLRNIRGNTISVILQHPMNAFDPLYCIGKQVVETLLAHRKMTKSEAINKTLCMIETIGLDNSKIIYNKYPHQLSGGMLQRIMIGIALMLEPELIIADEPTTALDSISQYHILKMFEQIKQQSKTAMIFISHDLGVIHHIADQIIVMKDGALVEQGTRDEIFYHAKNQYTQYLINARKQLVTKFNAAVKPKPLNVSLESI from the coding sequence ATGAGTCATAAATTACTTGAGATCAAGGATCTTAACGTAACCCTTAGTAATGGCAAAACGCTATTAGATAATCTATCTTTTAGTATAGATCATTATCAATGCATGGGTATTGTGGGTGAAAGTGGAAGCGGTAAAAGCTTAACATGTAAAGCAATTATAGGCTTGTTAGAACCCTATTTTCGAGTTAAGGGCGAAGTTTTATTTTCTCCAAAACAAAAAAATAGACATTTTTCATCAAGTGCTGATCTATTGAAACAACGTAAAGAAGTATTACGTAATATTCGTGGCAACACTATTTCAGTTATCCTACAGCACCCGATGAATGCTTTTGATCCACTTTATTGTATTGGCAAGCAAGTTGTTGAAACGCTACTTGCTCACCGTAAAATGACTAAAAGTGAAGCAATTAATAAAACCCTATGCATGATTGAAACCATCGGTTTAGATAATTCTAAGATAATTTACAACAAGTATCCACATCAATTAAGTGGTGGCATGCTGCAAAGAATTATGATCGGAATTGCTCTAATGCTAGAACCCGAGCTTATTATTGCCGATGAGCCGACAACGGCTTTAGACTCGATTAGTCAATATCATATCCTTAAGATGTTTGAACAAATTAAGCAACAATCAAAAACAGCCATGATCTTTATTTCACATGATTTAGGTGTGATTCATCATATAGCAGATCAAATCATTGTAATGAAAGACGGCGCTCTTGTTGAACAGGGAACGCGAGATGAGATTTTTTATCATGCTAAAAATCAATATACCCAGTACTTAATCAATGCTCGAAAACAATTAGTAACAAAATTCAACGCTGCAGTTAAGCCTAAACCTCTTAATGTTAGCTTGGAGAGCATTTAA